TACAAAGAGTACGGCGATTCAGTGCAGAACATCCGAAATTCGGTGGTTCACAACGTCCTGAAATTCAGAACTGACGCAGAAATTCTCGAAGTCCTATACGATCAGTGACCTATATCCCGGACTTTCGGTTATCAGTCGTGTCGACCACTGCTCGGTTTTGCCACGGTCTCGCGTCGGTTCGATCGAGCGCAAACAACGAATAGATATAGAAGTAACTGTACAATCTTTTTCGATCAACAGCGTGATCGATGATCACCACCGCTGAGTAAACCGATCGGTTTGATCTGTGCAGTCAATCACTAATTCCTGATCGACAAAAATATACGAATGGTATTCGATCAGTATGAAATGAGATGAACGTGGTCTAGTCTCGACTATCGCGTCAGATACGTCGTTAGAGGGCGTGATGTGATCGTCTGGTAGAGTCCGAAAAGCACCGAAAACGGAAAAATAGCGCACTGATACCGATATGGTGAGGTAATGTTTGATTGTATTCCGGGCGTGCAGGGTACTTCGATCGGCATGGGTCATGAATACAGCATGTGAATCAGTCGTAATAGAATACAATAATTTATGTCTATCAGTCTATCACAGGATTCTTTATTCGGAGACGAGAATCATAATCATGGGTGAGAAAACCAAACACAGCATGTCGCGGCGCGCGTTCGTCAGCGGGATAGCTGGAGCAGCCGGTGGCGCGGCTGGTAGCAGAGGGGTGACTGCCCAAACGGAAGGGGGTGGCGGTTCGATCGACTACGGCGGTTGGCTTGACGACGTGGGATACTGGGACGAACAGACGGCCGATCTCACGGGACAGGGCATGATAACGATCGCAGTCGGTGGTGACCCGAACAGCGGGCTTTCGTTTGATCCCGTCGCTGTCCACATCGATCCTGGTACGACAGTCACGTGGGAATGGACCGGAAGTGGAGGTGCTCACAACGTCGTCGCCGAGGACGACAGTTTCACCAGCGGGAGTCCGGTTGCCCAAGCAGGTACCACGTTCACCCAGACGTTCGATGCCGATGGAATCATCAACTACTACTGTGAACCTCACCGGAGTCAGGGAATGAAAGGAGCTGTTGCTGTCGGATCAGTTCCGCGGGAGACGGCCGCACAGCAGGAAACCGATCCGGAGGATCTCGGCGTCCCCTTCCAACCTCACTACGTCGGTATCAGTGCCCTATTGATGATGTCCTCCACGCTCATCTTCGTCTTTTATCTGCTCAAATACGGTGAAAGCGCTCACACGAAAGGTGGACGCCGGTGATGATAGGAGAACTGATCGCGGGGGCCGTCTTGGATCTCTCGACTCCCGTAGGGAATCCATTACAGCGTTACCTTTGTAACTCCCATCGAACCCCGGCAACGGCGCTGTTCCCACAATATGGGATAAGCGGCTAAAAACAGATCGTACGGTGAGCGGGCTACGAATGAGTGATGTTGAGTTCGATGACGTTAACCACTTCGAGTAGCTTGGTAGGTAACTCCTCCCGAAAGCGTTGTTTTCGAAACCGGTTGGCGGGACCGGAAACGCTGACCGCTCCGAGCACTCGTCCCGAGGTGCTCAACACGGGCGCAGCAACACACCGGAGCCCCTTGATCCGTTCCCCATTATCGAACGCGTAGCCGCGGTCTTCGATCCGCTGTAGCTGATCCGCTAGTTTGTCGGGATCGGTCACGGTTTTGTCAGTACGATTAGGTAGTCCTTGCCGCTCGAAGATCTCTTTCCGTCGCTGTTCGGGGAGGTGGGCGAGGATCGCTTTTCCGAGAGCGGTGCTGTGTAGATACACGCGGGTACCGACGTGCGCTTCTACTTTCACTGCCTCGTCACCGTAGGCGCGATGGAGATAGATCCCTCGTCCGTGTTCTTCCACGAGCAGATTCGCGAGTTCGTTGGTTTGATCCGCGAGCTTGTCAACTTCCGGGACGGCGACATCGAACAGTTTCATACGACTCCGGGCGTGTGCACCGTGCTCTAGAAACCGAAGTCCAACGTGGTAGGTTCCATCCTCCGAAACGACGTACTCCTCCTCTTCGAGCGTTTGTAGATAGTTGTACGCCGTGCTCGTCGGGATGTCGAGCGCCGTAGAAAGCTCCGTCAACGTCGTTCCACCCCGCTCTTGAATCGTTCCCACGATTTCGAACGTGGTCTTGATCGATTTGATCGAATTTTTTCCCATAGTGGATTGATCACACCAACAAGTATAAATCCACTGCCATCTCGGTGTGCCCGATTCGCGGCCGCTTCCGAGCACTAACGACGGTGATGGTGTTCGCCGGCGAGCCAATTCTCTCGATATCGACTCCTGTCCGGTCGGTCTGTGATGGCTGAACTCCCCCTCGAAACGTTCTGTTCCGGGATGATGACGTTCGATAACAGCATTGTGGGAATTATTTCCTTCCTTGCGGCATACACTGTACCACGGATAGATTCTCCCGAATGAAATAGTATGAAAATATATAATATAAACTAAATATAACGATACGAACGTGATGCCGTTCATTCATCCCGAAAACGTTTTCATAACGACCGTTGATGTTCACACGTTGTATGAACTACAGGCAGTTGCGAGATCCGAACGCAGAGTACACGATGCGTGATCTTTCGGGCGAGACGATGGGATTACACCGGGACCGGGGCCCCCGTGATGTAGAGATCACCGATGTCCAGACGGTGATCGTAGACGGGAACTACCCCTGGACACTCGTCCGCGTGTACACGGACAGCGGGCACGTCGGAAACGGTGAAGCGTACTGGGGTGGCGCGCTGCCGGAGATTATCGAGCGACTCACGCCCTTCGTGGTCGGCGAAAATCCCCTCGATATCGACCGGCTGTACGAACACATGGTGCAGAAGATGTCCGGAGAGGGATCGATCGCTGGAAAGGATATCGCCGCCATTTCCGGCATCGAACTCGCGCTCCACGATGTCGTCGGGAAGATACTGGATGTCCCCGCCTATCAGTTACTCGGAGGCAAGTACCGGGACGCGATTCGGGTGTACTGTGACTGTCACACCGAGGAAGAGGCTGATCCCGAGGCATGCGCTGAGGAAGCCGAACGGGTGGTCGACGAACTCGGCTACGATGCGCTGAAGTTCGACCTCGACGTGCCGTCCGGTCACGAGAAGGACCGTGCAAACCGTCACCTTCGAACGCCGGAGATCGAGCACAAAGCAGAGATCGTCGAACGAGTCACCGAACGCGTGGGCGACCGAGCCGATGTAGCGTTTGACTGCCACTGGGCCTTTTCCGCAGGCAGCGCTCGGCGACTCGCACGACGGCTCGAAGCGTACGATGTCTGGTGGCTCGAAGATCCCGTCCCACCTGAGAACCACGACGTGCAACGAACCGTAACCCAATCGACCGGGACGCCGATCGCCGTCGGAGAGAATGTCTACCGGACGCACGGCCAACGCCGCCTTATCGAGGAGGAAGCGCTCGACATCATCGCTCCCGACGTTCCGAAAGTCGGTGGAATGCGCGAAACCCGGAAGATCGCAACGCTCGCCGATCTCTACTACGTGCCGCTTGCAATGCACAACGTTTCCTCACCGATCGGAACGATGGCTTCTGCACACGTGGGGAGTGCGATCCCGAACGCGCTGGCGCTCGAATATCACTCCTACGAACTCGGCTGGTGGGAAGACCTCGTCGAGGAGGACGACCTCATCCAGGACGGTTACATGGCCATTCCTGAGCGGCCGGGACTCGGTCTGACGCTCGACCTCGACGCCGTCGCTGATCACCTCGCCGAGGGTGAAACGATGTTCGACGAAGCTTGAGCTTGGCGACGACCGAAACTCATCGTGTTTGGCGTCTGTGACCGACTGATGAACCGCTACCGGCCGTCCTCGTTCTCGCTCGACCGGATCTGTGTTTCCTTCAAAAGAACATGATGTACGGTATATTCGAAATTAGATCCATAATGCTGGCGATAACGATCCGTTTTGGAGATATTTTCATGGGGCTCTTCGAGAAAAACGCGGAAAATGATGCCTATTCGCTCGAATGCTGACGATTACCACCCACTGAATAATGAAATATATTTTATTAGTGTGGCTATATAACATTTCCGCTCTTGCTAGTGATGTCTGGAATAGATGCTCATTTATCATATATATTTATATATTTCAATATTATTTTCCAAGGTAAAATACCCGTAGCGCGTAGTTGTGACGGACGTTACCATGGGAAGGACATTCTACCTCCATGGAAAATGTTTAATAGTGATCAACGACACGGAACGGTAGGCAGTTTAGTGATGTACCATGTCTACTGACATCGACCACGTTGACGATCGGGATCGACGTCGATACTTGAAAACACTTGCCGCTCTCGGTGCTGTCGGAACAACGGGGATCGCCGGCTGTTTGGACGAGGGGAGTGGTTCTAACGACGGTGGCGGAAGCGGTACGCTCGAAGTTGTCCACGGCTGGAATTCGGGAGACGGACAAGCGGCGATGAATGCTCTCAAAAAAGCATTCAATGAGGAATATCCGGATATATCAACTGACTATAACGGTGCTGGAGGTGACGCCAACAGCAATCTCAACACAGTCATCGCAAACAGATTACAGAACAATGATCTGATGGGATCGTTTGCGAACTGGCCCGGAAAACACCTCGAACGGTACAAGGGTGCCCTCATGAACGTCGAGAAAGACGTTTGGAAGGAGGCCGGTCTCAAAGACACAATCCACGAGGCGACGGTCGAGCAGTGTACGTTCAACGATAAGATGCCTGCGGTACCGATCGGTTCTCACCGGATGAACAACCTCTTTTACAACGTTCAGGTGTTCGAAGAGGCAGGGGTTGACCCCGAATCGTTGGATTCGATCGATGCACTGATCTCGGCGTTCGAAACGATCGGACAGAACACCGATGCCGTGCCCATGACTCAGGCAATGAGCGGGCCATGGACGAATCTCCAACTGTTCGCTCAGATCCTCCTGAGTCAGTCGGGTGTGGAGGCGTACACCAACTTCATCGAGGGGAATCCCGACGGGAACGCAATCCGATCAGCGCTCAAAGCGACGAAAAACATCCTCCAGAACCACATCCCTGACAACGCCTCGACGCTGAGCATGACCGAGGCGAACGAGAAGATCATCAACGGCACTGCTGGCTGTGTCCATCAGGGTAACTGGCTGTACGGCGCGTATCGCAGGAATGATCAGGAGTATCAGACGGATTGGGGCTGGATCCCCTTCCCCGGAACGGAAGGAGTGTACGTCTTCCACCTCGATTCGTTCGTGGCGCCTGCGAACAACCCAACCCCGGAGCTGACCAAACAGTGGCTCCGGTTCGTGGGATCGAAAAAAGCTCAGATCACGTTCAATAAGAACAAGGGGTCTGTTCCGCTCCGAACCGACGTGGATCCCAGTAAACTACCGAAATACCTTCAGCAGATGTACGAGGATCTCCGGTCTGCGAAACAGTTGCCCCCCACGATCGCACACGGACTGGCGGTCACACCGCAGACGCTCACGGCGTGTGAAGAGGCGTTCCGGGTGAACTTCATGGGTCCCTACAAGGTTGAGGCAGCCGCGAGTGACCTCGAATCAGCGGTTTCGAACTGACTCATAGGTAATATAATTCATACAATAAGTAATCTGTTATGGCTACACACGAAGCAACCGGGGAGTCGGTAGCGGACTCCGTCGGATGGCGGACGAAGCTCCGATACGTCCTCAATGGGGATTTCGTTCGGTCGCTTCCCTACTGGGGTATCCCCTTTGTGATCATGGGGATCGCCGTCTACGGTGGAATCGGCTACAACATCGCAATTTCGTTAACCGACACCGCCGGGATCGGGCCGGTCGACTGGTCGAGTCTGGATCTGGAGATGTACAGTCAGGCGTTATCCGAACCCTCCGTTCATCGGGCTGCCGTGAACACGTTCGTTCTGTTAGTCGCGTTCACGGCAATCTGTCTGGTGTTGGGTCTGTTCCTCGCGGTACTCCTCGACAGGCAGTTCCGGTTCAAAGAACAGATACAGATGATCTACTTGCTTCCGATGAGCCTCTCGTTCGTCGTGACAGCGAAACTGTGGGTGTGGATGTACGACGCCGAGTTCGGTGTCATCAACGTCGTGCTTGGATTGTTCGGGATCGATCCGATCAACTTTCTCGGGAACCCGTCGTTCTCACTCGCTGCGATCATCTTCGCGTTGATCTGGCAGTTCAGCGGCTACACGATGATCGTGTATCTCGCCGGGTTACGATCGATCCCGGGCTCGCAG
The sequence above is drawn from the Halocatena salina genome and encodes:
- a CDS encoding halocyanin domain-containing protein, which gives rise to MGEKTKHSMSRRAFVSGIAGAAGGAAGSRGVTAQTEGGGGSIDYGGWLDDVGYWDEQTADLTGQGMITIAVGGDPNSGLSFDPVAVHIDPGTTVTWEWTGSGGAHNVVAEDDSFTSGSPVAQAGTTFTQTFDADGIINYYCEPHRSQGMKGAVAVGSVPRETAAQQETDPEDLGVPFQPHYVGISALLMMSSTLIFVFYLLKYGESAHTKGGRR
- a CDS encoding ABC transporter substrate-binding protein, whose protein sequence is MSTDIDHVDDRDRRRYLKTLAALGAVGTTGIAGCLDEGSGSNDGGGSGTLEVVHGWNSGDGQAAMNALKKAFNEEYPDISTDYNGAGGDANSNLNTVIANRLQNNDLMGSFANWPGKHLERYKGALMNVEKDVWKEAGLKDTIHEATVEQCTFNDKMPAVPIGSHRMNNLFYNVQVFEEAGVDPESLDSIDALISAFETIGQNTDAVPMTQAMSGPWTNLQLFAQILLSQSGVEAYTNFIEGNPDGNAIRSALKATKNILQNHIPDNASTLSMTEANEKIINGTAGCVHQGNWLYGAYRRNDQEYQTDWGWIPFPGTEGVYVFHLDSFVAPANNPTPELTKQWLRFVGSKKAQITFNKNKGSVPLRTDVDPSKLPKYLQQMYEDLRSAKQLPPTIAHGLAVTPQTLTACEEAFRVNFMGPYKVEAAASDLESAVSN
- a CDS encoding mandelate racemase/muconate lactonizing enzyme family protein, with product MNYRQLRDPNAEYTMRDLSGETMGLHRDRGPRDVEITDVQTVIVDGNYPWTLVRVYTDSGHVGNGEAYWGGALPEIIERLTPFVVGENPLDIDRLYEHMVQKMSGEGSIAGKDIAAISGIELALHDVVGKILDVPAYQLLGGKYRDAIRVYCDCHTEEEADPEACAEEAERVVDELGYDALKFDLDVPSGHEKDRANRHLRTPEIEHKAEIVERVTERVGDRADVAFDCHWAFSAGSARRLARRLEAYDVWWLEDPVPPENHDVQRTVTQSTGTPIAVGENVYRTHGQRRLIEEEALDIIAPDVPKVGGMRETRKIATLADLYYVPLAMHNVSSPIGTMASAHVGSAIPNALALEYHSYELGWWEDLVEEDDLIQDGYMAIPERPGLGLTLDLDAVADHLAEGETMFDEA
- a CDS encoding carbohydrate ABC transporter permease codes for the protein MATHEATGESVADSVGWRTKLRYVLNGDFVRSLPYWGIPFVIMGIAVYGGIGYNIAISLTDTAGIGPVDWSSLDLEMYSQALSEPSVHRAAVNTFVLLVAFTAICLVLGLFLAVLLDRQFRFKEQIQMIYLLPMSLSFVVTAKLWVWMYDAEFGVINVVLGLFGIDPINFLGNPSFSLAAIIFALIWQFSGYTMIVYLAGLRSIPGSQFEAAQIDGASTVRIYLRVIIPQLKAASVSAAVVLMVFALKTFTFLYALTGGYTPPKGTDILATLMMREAFNNVQWAYGAAIATMLLIMALGVISPYLYYQHKQGSL
- a CDS encoding IclR family transcriptional regulator, translated to MGKNSIKSIKTTFEIVGTIQERGGTTLTELSTALDIPTSTAYNYLQTLEEEEYVVSEDGTYHVGLRFLEHGAHARSRMKLFDVAVPEVDKLADQTNELANLLVEEHGRGIYLHRAYGDEAVKVEAHVGTRVYLHSTALGKAILAHLPEQRRKEIFERQGLPNRTDKTVTDPDKLADQLQRIEDRGYAFDNGERIKGLRCVAAPVLSTSGRVLGAVSVSGPANRFRKQRFREELPTKLLEVVNVIELNITHS